One part of the Raphanus sativus cultivar WK10039 chromosome 7, ASM80110v3, whole genome shotgun sequence genome encodes these proteins:
- the LOC108818076 gene encoding uncharacterized protein LOC108818076: MGCSFSGLNALYDAVNGGGDVWINENRFRVVRQLGEGGFAFVYLVKEIVASDGLANKVKDPSHRSADGTYAVKKVLIQNKEQLELVREEIRVSSLFNHPNLLPLLDHAIISVKDGQGAACKHEAFLLFPVHLDGTLLDNSTSMKARKESFSTTDVLHIFRQLCDGLEHMHSLDPPYAHNDVKPGNVLLTRRNGQPPLAILMDFGSARPSRKQIRSRQEALQLQEWASEHCSAPFRAPELWDCPSHVDIDERTDIWSLGCTLYAIMYGMSPFEYALGESGGSLQLAIVNAQIKWPNAGPKASYPEALHQFVTWMLQPQAAVRPRIGDIIIHVDKLIAKFTK, from the exons ATGGGGTGTTCGTTCTCGGGACTGAACGCGCTTTACGACGCCGTCAACGGAGGCGGCGACGTCTGGATCAACGAGAATCGGTTCAGAGTCGTGAGGCAGCTCGGCGAAGGCGGTTTCGCGTTCGTCTATTTGGTGAAGGAGATCGTCGCCTCCGACGGTCTGGCGAATAAAGTCAAGGATCCGTCTCATCGCTCCG CTGATGGAACTTATGCTGTGAAGAAAGTTCTGATTCAGAACAAGGAGCAGCTGGAACTGGTGCGGGAGGAGATTCGTGTTTCATCCTTGTTCAACCACCCTAATTTGCTTCCTCTCCTTGATCACGCCATTATCTCTGTTAAG GACGGCCAAGGGGCTGCTTGTAAACACGAGGCCTTCTTGCTATTTCCTGTTCACCTTGATGGGACCTTACTGGATAACTCCACTTCTATGAAGGCTAGAAAGGAATCATTCTCAACAACTGATGTTTTGCATATATTTCGTCAG CTTTGTGATGGACTCGAACACATGCACTCTCTGGATCCACCATATGCTCACAACGATGTCAAACCTGGAAACGTGCTTTTAACACGTAGAAACGGACAGCCTCCTCTTGCGATTTTGATGGACTTTGGGAGTGCTCGTCCTTCACGGAAGCAAATCCGCTCCCGTCAAGAGGCTTTACAGTTACAG GAATGGGCATCTGAACATTGTTCAGCACCGTTTCGAGCTCCCGAGCTCTGGGACTGCCCAAGCCATGTAGATATCGATGAGAGAACAGACATCTGGTCACTAGGCTGCACATTATATGCAATAAT gtatGGTATGTCTCCATTTGAATATGCACTTGGAGAATCTGGTGGAAGTCTTCAGCTAGCAATCGTGAACGCTCAGATTAAATGGCCAAACGCAGGACCAAAGGCTTCTTATCCTGAAGCTCTTCACCAGTTCGTGACTTGGATGTTGCAACCTCAGGCCGCGGTTCGGCCGCGCATTGGCGATATCATTATCCACGTCGACAAATTGATCGCGAAATTCACCAAATGA
- the LOC108816859 gene encoding protein SUPPRESSOR OF PHYTOCHROME B 5-like has product MESGKIFGSEEESRSCESGWTMYLASLSNDHGQDCYYDDDGDEDSDGGDSMDSDASSGPMEATANLKLPQEIAEQNSIKKKIKKTNEEMVLVETRVHNNNHDDDDDDDDDNQEFDHDDGNDSYSAIHSYVGPIG; this is encoded by the coding sequence atggagTCTGGAAAGATCTTTGGATCCGAAGAGGAGTCTCGCAGCTGTGAATCTGGATGGACAATGTATCTAGCCTCACTCTCTAATGATCATGGCCAAGACTGTTactatgatgatgatggtgatgaagatAGCGATGGTGGTGATTCAATGGACTCTGATGCATCTTCTGGTCCTATGGAAGCCACTGCAAATCTCAAACTTCCTCAAGAGATCGCCGAGCAGAATTctataaagaaaaagattaaGAAGACTAATGAAGAGATGGTTTTGGTGGAGACCAGGGTTCACAACAAcaatcatgatgatgatgatgatgatgatgatgataatcaGGAATTTGATCATGATGATGGTAATGATAGCTATAGTGCAATTCATAGTTACGTTGGTCCGATCGGTTAG
- the LOC108814307 gene encoding uncharacterized protein LOC108814307 has protein sequence MDPSRQRVEQSQVTLPHVDIYGDDNDGTEPRGVVEGNCDMVIELGMGSGSVFIENIGHDSSDVDVNNHNNDDDDDLFVERRDSVLEDIISPGSDIRLITIESGSDDDHENEREMWGIDLNDDDDDDDDDVGVTIPLCWDSLQVEDSPEDFDWEEVDGGRDEREILTGFAVIDDDGGGDGLEDEREILTGFAEIDDGGLEDEREIEILTGFAEADIDDDDGTSVSISISPMISSEGLATGERAEGSGNLEWEVLLNSHTLEINFDVENREIFIGGGDHDININAPEYDLLFEQFSQAGLANLRLPPTSRSFVKDLPMVQLVAEKDEGAVCAVCKDEMNMGTEAVGLPCDHKYHGECIVPWLKTRNTCPVCRYELPTDDRL, from the coding sequence ATGGATCCGTCGCGCCAGCGTGTCGAGCAGTCTCAGGTAACTCTTCCTCACGTTGATATCTATGGTGATGATAACGATGGTACGGAACCTCGTGGTGTGGTAGAAGGAAACTGCGACATGGTTATTGAATTAGGAATGGGATCCGGAAGCGTTTTTATTGAGAATATAGGTCATGATAGTAGCGATGTTGATGTTAACAACCAcaataatgatgatgatgatgatctcttCGTTGAGAGGAGGGATTCCGTGCTTGAGGATATCATATCGCCGGGAAGTGATATCCGGTTGATTACAATCGAATCTGGTTCTGATGATGATCATGAGAATGAGAGAGAGATGTGGGGGATCGAtttgaatgatgatgatgatgatgatgatgatgatgttggtgTGACTATACCTCTTTGTTGGGATTCACTCCAAGTAGAAGATAGTCCTGAGGATTTTGATTGGGAGGAAGTTGATGGTGGGAGGGATGAAAGGGAGATACTAACCGGTTTTGCAGTaattgatgatgatggtggtggtgatggttTGGAGGATGAAAGAGAGATACTAACCGGTTTTGCAGAAATTGATGATGGTGGTTTGGAGGATGAAAGGGAGATTGAGATACTAACCGGTTTTGCAGAAGCTGATATCGATGATGACGACGGTACTTCGGTCTCTATCTCCATCTCACCGATGATCTCTTCAGAAGGTTTAGCCACAGGGGAAAGAGCAGAGGGCTCGGGGAATCTCGAGTGGGAAGTCTTGCTGAACTCTCACACGCTAGAGATCAACTTTGATGTGGAAAACAGAGAGATCTTTATCGGTGGTGGTGATCACGATATTAACATTAATGCACCCGAGTACGACTTGTTGTTTGAACAGTTTTCTCAAGCCGGTCTTGCCAACCTCCGTCTCCCTCCAACGTCTAGATCTTTCGTCAAGGATCTCCCAATGGTTCAGTTGGTTGCTGAGAAGGATGAAGGTGCCGTCTGTGCGGTTTGTAAAGATGAGATGAATATGGGTACCGAAGCTGTTGGGCTGCCTTGTGATCATAAGTACCATGGTGAATGCATTGTACCGTGGCTCAAAACGAGGAACACATGTCCTGTTTGTCGTTATGAATTGCCTACAGATGATAGACTATGA